The Oryzias melastigma strain HK-1 linkage group LG6, ASM292280v2, whole genome shotgun sequence genome includes a window with the following:
- the LOC112152295 gene encoding ubiquitin-associated protein 1-like, with the protein MMNIVEDVPFQTPVGPLGAEVTLVDAPEIALPDCHKIMQETQYEFNLERWIVCGQAPSCPPFWMMFSDPKGSGLLSHRNSSPWAPRPRPRSHSLSSADTHRLYQRNFKFSEYDSDYEDGYYDDNKGASAEAARLQFDLRERPRSAAPRDPLSRVKDMHLQRSSQTLTGHRATSSLPDCRQPLRALEQHRSKQASPLSERLKNGKRRQCSAGRKHSQNTPPAQALPKTQQRPSSAGPVVTNRRKKALTAHSGRGVFFDSAAELLMALSKEERELLETITDKGYPLRTAILALQKTGYRTPEKVLKYLVASDHLCQLGYDEAQVEEALEMFQNCESKAAEFLRLLTQFNEMGFQQSAIKEVLLVHENHRERALEELMTRMA; encoded by the exons ATGATGAACATCGTGGAGGACGTCCCGTTTCAGACCCCCGTGGGTCCACTGGGGGCTGAAGTTACGCTCGTGGATGCTCCAGAGATCGCTCTTCCAGACTGTCACAAAATTATGCAAGAAACTCAG TATGAATTTAACTTGGAGAGATGGATTGTTTGTGGCCAAGCTCCATCCTGCCCGCCGTTCTGGATGATGTTCAGCGACCCTAAAGGAAGCGGCCTTCTCAGTCACAGGAACAGCAGCCCCTGGGCCCCCAGGCCTCGGCCCCGCAGCCACAGCCTGAGCTCTGCCGACACCCACCGGCTGTACCAGCGAAACTTCAAATTCTCCGAATACGACTCCGATTATGAGGATGGTTACTATGACGACAACAAAGGAGCCTCAGCAGAGGCGGCACGTCTTCAGTTTGACCTCAGAGAGCGACCCCGAAGTGCTGCACCCAGAGACCCCCTCTCCAGGGTTAAAGACATGCATCTTCAGCGTTCATCTCAGACCCTCACGGGTCACAGGGCGACCTCTTCCCTCCCGGACTGCAGACAGCCCCTGCGCGCTTTGGAGCAGCACCGGTCCAAGCAGGCTAGCCCCCTCTCTGAGAGGCTGAAGAACGGCAAGAGGAGGCAGTGCTCCGCGGGCAGGAAGCACTCCCAAAACACGCCGCCTGCTCAGGCTTTACCAAAGACGCAGCAGCGCCCCTCCTCTGCGGGGCCTGTAGTCACAAACCGCAGGAAAAAG GCCCTAACAGCTCACAGTGGTCGGGGAGTTTTCTTCGACTCTGCAGCAGAGCTGCTGATGGCACTCAGCAAGGAAGAGAGGGAATTACTGGAAACCATCACCGATAAGGGATACCCTTTACGCACAGCCATCCTGGCTCTCCAAAAGACCGGCTATCGGACCCCAGAAAAG GTCCTTAAATACCTGGTTGCCAGCGACCATCTGTGTCAGCTGGGCTATGACGAAGCACAAGTGGAGGAAGCTCTCGAGATGTTCCAGAACTGTGAGAGCAAG GCGGCCGAGTTTCTACGACTGTTGACCCAGTTTAATGAGATGGGCTTCCAGCAGAGTGCGATCAAAGAGGTGCTGCTCGTCCACGAAAACCACCGCGAGCGGGCTCTAGAGGAACTCATGACGCGCATGGCTTAA
- the LOC112152285 gene encoding protein regulator of cytokinesis 1 isoform X1: MRVSEVHAAESVAYFNRAMVKLQEIWEEIGIPEEQRLQRTNDVHKHIKGLLDLMIAEEAELKRRLTESIQICRKELGSLCAELQLPPFEEEDGCTMLQLEKNSRTRLELMKEHKKQRMEELRGLVSKDQELCEILCTSPFCIDHSCVPSLEQLETYKAYLDDLTKEKERRRDEFVSIKKEIVVCMDDLEQIPETSFETDVICEDEEAFCLSNDNIAALKLLLGQLQERKAKNELLCSGYRKKIQELWERLQIPQEEREAFSEHMLKSKKKNIEALQAEVQRLEVLKMQSLKSFIENIRTEIASLWKSCFYSQEQQQTFAPYYDDNFTEELLNLHEAEAGELKNYYDEHKELFEGVTKWQDNWNLYLELDKKANDPSRFNNRGGNLLKEEKQRADLQKSLPKLERSLKVQIDAWEQDHGRDFLVNGQKFLDYVQQQWSQHHEEKEKEKLERQLKKTRQTQEDMLYGTAVRTPSKRRIVGATTPGKVRKFTGTSTISTPNSFLNSGLGGTTCQASMQKPPLSASKALALRIPGHGRTPRALDRNKENISHLNRNTPIGTPRSQDTQDHTFTFNSIAGSYSEFARDLTKASKSNVMTGLLNSTVGHQ; the protein is encoded by the exons ATGAGAGTGAG TGAGGTGCACGCAGCGGAGTCCGTTGCCTACTTCAACCGGGCAATGGTCAAGCTGCAGGAGATTTGGGAGGAGATCGGGATTCCAGAAGAGCAGCGGCTCCAAAGAACCAACGATGTTCACAAACACATCAAG GGCTTGCTGGACTTGATGATCGCTGAGGAAGCGGAGCTGAAAAGGCGACTGACGGAAAGCATCCAGATCTGTCGCAAAGAGCTCGGTAGTTTGTGCGCAGAACTCCAGCTCCCACCGTTTGAG gaggAAGATGGCTGCACCATGTTGCAGCTCGAGAAAAACAGCCGCACTCGCCTGGAGCTGATGAAGGAGCACAAGAAGCAGCGAATGGAGGAGCTCAGAGGGCTCGTTTCCAAAGATCAGGAGCTGTGTGAAATTCTGTGCACCAGCCCTTTCTGCATTGACCATTCTTGTGTCCCATCACTGGAGCAGCTGGAAACTTACAAAGCCTATCTTGATGATCTGACTAAAGAAAAG GAGCGCCGCCGGGATGAATTTGTGAGCATAAAGAAGGAGATAGTTGTGTGCATGGATGATCTGGAGCAGATCCCGGAGACGAGCTTTGAAACAGATGTGATCTGTGAGGATGAGGAAGCCTTTTGTCTCTCCAATGACAACATTGCTGCTCTAAAGCTGCTTCTTGGTCAG ttgCAAGAACGCAAAGCCAAGAACGAGCTACTCTGTTCAGGTTACCGCAAAAAGATCCAGGAgctgtgggaaagactccagATCCCTCAAGAGGAGAGGGAGGCCTTCTCTGAACATATGCTCaagtcaaagaagaaaaacattgaagct CTTCAAGCAGAGGTCCAGCGTCTGGAGGTGCTGAAAATGCAGAGCCTGAAGAGTTTCATTGAAAATATAAGAACAGAGATTGCTTCCTTGTGGAAAAGTTGCTTCTACAGCCAAGAACAGCAGCAAACCTTCGCTCCATACTATGATg acaattTCACTGAAGAGCTCCTCAACCTACACGAGGCTGAGGCTGGAGAGCTGAAGAACTACTACGACGAGCACAAAGAACTCTTTGAGGGGGTCACGAAATGGCAAGACAACTGGAACCTTTACCTGGAGCTGGAT AAAAAGGCCAACGACCCTTCAAGATTCAACAACAGGGGAGGAAACCTtttgaaagaagaaaagcaaagagctgatctgcagaaaagCTTGCCCAAG ctggagAGGAGCCTGAAGGTCCAGATTGATGCATGGGAGCAGGATCATGGCAGGGATTTTCTGGTGAACGGACAGAAATTTCTGGATTACGTGCAGCAGCAGTGGAGTCAGCACCAtgaggagaaggagaaggagaaacTTGAAAGA CAACTGAAGAAAACGAGGCAAACACAAGAGGACATGCTGTATGGAACAGCCGTGAGAACACCGTCTAAACGGCGGATAGTGGGGGCTACTACACCTGGAAAAGTGAGAAAG TTCACAGGTACCTCGACCATTTCTACTCCAAACAGCTTTCTTAATTCAGGCCTCGGTGGAACCACGTGCCAAGCCTCAATGCAGAAACCACCGCTGTCCGCCAGCAAA GCGCTCGCCCTCCGCATCCCCGGACACGGCAGGACACCCCGCGCACTGGACCGAAACAAGGAGAACATCTCCCACCTTAACCGAAACACTCCAATAGGCACACCCAGGTCTCAGGATACTCAAGATCACACCTTCACCTTTAACTCTATTGCTGGCTCCTATTCGGAATTTGCG AGAGACCTCACAAAAGCGTCTAAATCAAATGTGATGACAGGACTGCTGAATTCCACCGTCGGCCATCAGTGA
- the LOC112152285 gene encoding protein regulator of cytokinesis 1 isoform X2 produces MRVSEVHAAESVAYFNRAMVKLQEIWEEIGIPEEQRLQRTNDVHKHIKGLLDLMIAEEAELKRRLTESIQICRKELGSLCAELQLPPFEEEDGCTMLQLEKNSRTRLELMKEHKKQRMEELRGLVSKDQELCEILCTSPFCIDHSCVPSLEQLETYKAYLDDLTKEKERRRDEFVSIKKEIVVCMDDLEQIPETSFETDVICEDEEAFCLSNDNIAALKLLLGQLQERKAKNELLCSGYRKKIQELWERLQIPQEEREAFSEHMLKSKKKNIEALQAEVQRLEVLKMQSLKSFIENIRTEIASLWKSCFYSQEQQQTFAPYYDDNFTEELLNLHEAEAGELKNYYDEHKELFEGVTKWQDNWNLYLELDKKANDPSRFNNRGGNLLKEEKQRADLQKSLPKLERSLKVQIDAWEQDHGRDFLVNGQKFLDYVQQQWSQHHEEKEKEKLERQLKKTRQTQEDMLYGTAVRTPSKRRIVGATTPGKVRKFTGTSTISTPNSFLNSGLGGTTCQASMQKPPLSASKALALRIPGHGRTPRALDRNKENISHLNRNTPIGTPRETSQKRLNQM; encoded by the exons ATGAGAGTGAG TGAGGTGCACGCAGCGGAGTCCGTTGCCTACTTCAACCGGGCAATGGTCAAGCTGCAGGAGATTTGGGAGGAGATCGGGATTCCAGAAGAGCAGCGGCTCCAAAGAACCAACGATGTTCACAAACACATCAAG GGCTTGCTGGACTTGATGATCGCTGAGGAAGCGGAGCTGAAAAGGCGACTGACGGAAAGCATCCAGATCTGTCGCAAAGAGCTCGGTAGTTTGTGCGCAGAACTCCAGCTCCCACCGTTTGAG gaggAAGATGGCTGCACCATGTTGCAGCTCGAGAAAAACAGCCGCACTCGCCTGGAGCTGATGAAGGAGCACAAGAAGCAGCGAATGGAGGAGCTCAGAGGGCTCGTTTCCAAAGATCAGGAGCTGTGTGAAATTCTGTGCACCAGCCCTTTCTGCATTGACCATTCTTGTGTCCCATCACTGGAGCAGCTGGAAACTTACAAAGCCTATCTTGATGATCTGACTAAAGAAAAG GAGCGCCGCCGGGATGAATTTGTGAGCATAAAGAAGGAGATAGTTGTGTGCATGGATGATCTGGAGCAGATCCCGGAGACGAGCTTTGAAACAGATGTGATCTGTGAGGATGAGGAAGCCTTTTGTCTCTCCAATGACAACATTGCTGCTCTAAAGCTGCTTCTTGGTCAG ttgCAAGAACGCAAAGCCAAGAACGAGCTACTCTGTTCAGGTTACCGCAAAAAGATCCAGGAgctgtgggaaagactccagATCCCTCAAGAGGAGAGGGAGGCCTTCTCTGAACATATGCTCaagtcaaagaagaaaaacattgaagct CTTCAAGCAGAGGTCCAGCGTCTGGAGGTGCTGAAAATGCAGAGCCTGAAGAGTTTCATTGAAAATATAAGAACAGAGATTGCTTCCTTGTGGAAAAGTTGCTTCTACAGCCAAGAACAGCAGCAAACCTTCGCTCCATACTATGATg acaattTCACTGAAGAGCTCCTCAACCTACACGAGGCTGAGGCTGGAGAGCTGAAGAACTACTACGACGAGCACAAAGAACTCTTTGAGGGGGTCACGAAATGGCAAGACAACTGGAACCTTTACCTGGAGCTGGAT AAAAAGGCCAACGACCCTTCAAGATTCAACAACAGGGGAGGAAACCTtttgaaagaagaaaagcaaagagctgatctgcagaaaagCTTGCCCAAG ctggagAGGAGCCTGAAGGTCCAGATTGATGCATGGGAGCAGGATCATGGCAGGGATTTTCTGGTGAACGGACAGAAATTTCTGGATTACGTGCAGCAGCAGTGGAGTCAGCACCAtgaggagaaggagaaggagaaacTTGAAAGA CAACTGAAGAAAACGAGGCAAACACAAGAGGACATGCTGTATGGAACAGCCGTGAGAACACCGTCTAAACGGCGGATAGTGGGGGCTACTACACCTGGAAAAGTGAGAAAG TTCACAGGTACCTCGACCATTTCTACTCCAAACAGCTTTCTTAATTCAGGCCTCGGTGGAACCACGTGCCAAGCCTCAATGCAGAAACCACCGCTGTCCGCCAGCAAA GCGCTCGCCCTCCGCATCCCCGGACACGGCAGGACACCCCGCGCACTGGACCGAAACAAGGAGAACATCTCCCACCTTAACCGAAACACTCCAATAGGCACACCCAG AGAGACCTCACAAAAGCGTCTAAATCAAATGTGA
- the spi1a gene encoding transcription factor PU.1a isoform X3, with protein MMDSFVITPQASEDIISNDSENYRPPVDLYPYLGGVGEIYEDHRWSFPSDRIQPSDFENSPVNHLTELQAVPPQQLIQPFRYSSEPLHLHLDPPIAPLSLSTQYLPAASPGHYYSEEHQRAISPPLEVSEGEDEYDDHHQISFRKDTNKRKIRLYQFLLDLLKNGHMSDSIWWVDQDKGVFQFSTKHKEALATHWGQQKGNRKKMTYQKMARALRNYGKTGEIKKVKKKLTYQFSEEVLRNFYLHPFHH; from the exons ATGATGGATAGCTTTGTCATTACCCCT CAGGCATCAGAGGACATCATTTCAAACGATTCTGAGAATTACCGACCCCCTGTGGACCTGTACCCCTATCTTGGTGGAGTTGGGGAGATATATGAag ATCACAGATGGAGCTTTCCCTCTGACCGGATTCAACCGTCAGACTTTGAGAATTCCCCCGTGAATCACCTGACAGAGCTGCAGGCCGTGCCCCCCCAACAACTCATCCAACCCTTCCGCTACAGCAGCGAGCCTCTGCACCTTCATCTGGACCCTCCGATCGCTCCGCTCTCCCTGTCAACACAG TACCTACCTGCAGCATCACCTGGGCATTACTACTCAGAGGAGCATCAGAGAGCAATCAGCCCCCCACTGGAGGTTTCAGAGGGGGAGGATGAATACGACGACCATCACCAAATCTCTTTCAGGAAAGATACTA ataaaagaaaaatccgCCTGTATCAGTTCCTCCTGGACCTGCTTAAAAATGGACACATGAGTGACAGTATCTGGTGGGTGGACCAGGACAAAGGCGTTTTCCAGTTCTCCACAAAGCACAAAGAAGCTCTGGCAACGCACTGGGGGCAGCAGAAAGGCAATCGCAAGAAGATGACCTACCAAAAAATGGCCCGAGCTCTCAGGAACTACGGCAAAACTGGCGAGATtaaaaaggtgaagaagaaacTCACGTACCAGTTCAGTGAGGAGGTGCTCAGGAACTTCTATCTTCATCCCTTTCATCACTGA
- the spi1a gene encoding transcription factor PU.1a isoform X1, whose protein sequence is MMDSFVITPQASEDIISNDSENYRPPVDLYPYLGGVGEIYEDHRWSFPSDRIQPSDFENSPVNHLTELQAVPPQQLIQPFRYSSEPLHLHLDPPIAPLSLSTQIPYYTPSLSYQYLPAASPGHYYSEEHQRAISPPLEVSEGEDEYDDHHQISFRKDTNKRKIRLYQFLLDLLKNGHMSDSIWWVDQDKGVFQFSTKHKEALATHWGQQKGNRKKMTYQKMARALRNYGKTGEIKKVKKKLTYQFSEEVLRNFYLHPFHH, encoded by the exons ATGATGGATAGCTTTGTCATTACCCCT CAGGCATCAGAGGACATCATTTCAAACGATTCTGAGAATTACCGACCCCCTGTGGACCTGTACCCCTATCTTGGTGGAGTTGGGGAGATATATGAag ATCACAGATGGAGCTTTCCCTCTGACCGGATTCAACCGTCAGACTTTGAGAATTCCCCCGTGAATCACCTGACAGAGCTGCAGGCCGTGCCCCCCCAACAACTCATCCAACCCTTCCGCTACAGCAGCGAGCCTCTGCACCTTCATCTGGACCCTCCGATCGCTCCGCTCTCCCTGTCAACACAG ATTCCGTATTACACCCCGTCCCTGTCCTACCAGTACCTACCTGCAGCATCACCTGGGCATTACTACTCAGAGGAGCATCAGAGAGCAATCAGCCCCCCACTGGAGGTTTCAGAGGGGGAGGATGAATACGACGACCATCACCAAATCTCTTTCAGGAAAGATACTA ataaaagaaaaatccgCCTGTATCAGTTCCTCCTGGACCTGCTTAAAAATGGACACATGAGTGACAGTATCTGGTGGGTGGACCAGGACAAAGGCGTTTTCCAGTTCTCCACAAAGCACAAAGAAGCTCTGGCAACGCACTGGGGGCAGCAGAAAGGCAATCGCAAGAAGATGACCTACCAAAAAATGGCCCGAGCTCTCAGGAACTACGGCAAAACTGGCGAGATtaaaaaggtgaagaagaaacTCACGTACCAGTTCAGTGAGGAGGTGCTCAGGAACTTCTATCTTCATCCCTTTCATCACTGA
- the spi1a gene encoding transcription factor PU.1a isoform X2 codes for MIRFEQASEDIISNDSENYRPPVDLYPYLGGVGEIYEDHRWSFPSDRIQPSDFENSPVNHLTELQAVPPQQLIQPFRYSSEPLHLHLDPPIAPLSLSTQIPYYTPSLSYQYLPAASPGHYYSEEHQRAISPPLEVSEGEDEYDDHHQISFRKDTNKRKIRLYQFLLDLLKNGHMSDSIWWVDQDKGVFQFSTKHKEALATHWGQQKGNRKKMTYQKMARALRNYGKTGEIKKVKKKLTYQFSEEVLRNFYLHPFHH; via the exons ATGATTCGATTTGAA CAGGCATCAGAGGACATCATTTCAAACGATTCTGAGAATTACCGACCCCCTGTGGACCTGTACCCCTATCTTGGTGGAGTTGGGGAGATATATGAag ATCACAGATGGAGCTTTCCCTCTGACCGGATTCAACCGTCAGACTTTGAGAATTCCCCCGTGAATCACCTGACAGAGCTGCAGGCCGTGCCCCCCCAACAACTCATCCAACCCTTCCGCTACAGCAGCGAGCCTCTGCACCTTCATCTGGACCCTCCGATCGCTCCGCTCTCCCTGTCAACACAG ATTCCGTATTACACCCCGTCCCTGTCCTACCAGTACCTACCTGCAGCATCACCTGGGCATTACTACTCAGAGGAGCATCAGAGAGCAATCAGCCCCCCACTGGAGGTTTCAGAGGGGGAGGATGAATACGACGACCATCACCAAATCTCTTTCAGGAAAGATACTA ataaaagaaaaatccgCCTGTATCAGTTCCTCCTGGACCTGCTTAAAAATGGACACATGAGTGACAGTATCTGGTGGGTGGACCAGGACAAAGGCGTTTTCCAGTTCTCCACAAAGCACAAAGAAGCTCTGGCAACGCACTGGGGGCAGCAGAAAGGCAATCGCAAGAAGATGACCTACCAAAAAATGGCCCGAGCTCTCAGGAACTACGGCAAAACTGGCGAGATtaaaaaggtgaagaagaaacTCACGTACCAGTTCAGTGAGGAGGTGCTCAGGAACTTCTATCTTCATCCCTTTCATCACTGA
- the si:ch211-87j1.4 gene encoding transmembrane protein 178B, whose protein sequence is MAAMRTLTVAGLFLAFFALGLIAVAISTDNWYETDARRHRERCKNYSNKRNDPGYIYISNLPLRMLPSKERHVDRKGSGVRGEMLLLRRAKRHFLPPAPAMESLCSRHFNSTITGLWRKCHREGFDLETEDLIFKGLVPRCTPIKYYYSSSALPRHLPINLINTIRQDEWHALHLQRMTASFIGMAVSIILFGWIIGVLGCCQDHDLMQYVAGLLFLMGGTCCIISLCTCVARINFELSRNPRYMFGIPEDISHGYGWSMFCAWGGLGLTLLAGFLCTLAPSLYPPQTPVVHKPRQENGCV, encoded by the exons ATGGCTGCGATGAGAACTTTAACCGTGGCGGGTCTGTTTTTGGCGTTTTTCGCGCTGGGCTTGATCGCCGTGGCGATCAGCACCGACAACTGGTACGAGACCGACGCCCGGCGGCACCGGGAGCGCTGCAAGAATTACTCCAACAAAAGGAACGACCCGGGCTACATCTACATCTCCAACCTGCCCCTCCGCATGCTGCCGAGTAAGGAGAGGCACGTCGACAGGAAGGGCTCCGGGGTCCGCGgggagatgctgctgctgcggcgggCCAAGCGGCACTTCTTGCCTCCTGCTCCGGCCATGGAGTCGCTCTGCAGTCGGCATTTCAACTCCACCATCACGGGACTGTGGAGGAAGTGCCACCGAGAGGGCTTCGACCTGGAGACGGAGGACTTGATTTTCAAAG GATTGGTTCCGCGCTGCACACCAATAAAATACTACTACTCCTCATCTGCGCTCCCCAGACACCTGCCAATCAACCTGATAAACACCATCAGACAGGATGAGTGGCACGCGCTCC ACCTCCAGCGGATGACTGCCAGCTTCATCGGCATGGCGGTTTCCATCATCCTGTTTGGATGGATTATAGGCGTGCTGGGCTGCTGTCAGGACCATGATCTGATGCAGTATGTGGCTGGACTCCTCTTCCTCATGGGAG GGACCTGCTGCATCATCTCCCTCTGCACATGTGTGGCCAGGATCAACTTTGAGCTGTCCCGCAATCCTCGCTACATGTTTGGAATACCAGAGGACATCAGTCATGGGTATGGCTGGTCCATGTTTTGCGCGTGGGGCGGACTGGGCCTGACGTTGCTGGCCGGCTTCCTGTGCACGCTGGCTCCCTCCCTATACCCTCCCCAGACCCCCGTAGTGCACAAACCGAGACAGGAGAACGGCTGTGTGTGA